The Theileria annulata chromosome 3, complete sequence, *** SEQUENCING IN PROGRESS *** genome has a segment encoding these proteins:
- a CDS encoding chl1 protein, putative (Significant Pfam & SMART hit to DEXDc2 & HELICc2 domains), with translation MTLDPEKAEVEFELPFEPYPNQLIFMKDAYKCFDESSFGLFESPTGSGKTLSILCSALTWIKNNRSKTMMCDLGLEPSNDEKVPKWVSEISLNHKKKMIEDIIKSEAVKLEDLRKKISERLDNSDGKLRIRENYKRMLSEQTAPDSSELHNSVFQENNNFENPNRTQIIICSRTFSQLNQYVKEFKRLNKINKNVRLSIGSGRSHVCINNMIKSKCKSPEELNDECRRSKCEYRSNTTDLIEITTCYPLDLEDLVSLGKESGCCPYYSNLKTLTNADIVLAPYITVISESLRESLGLRIKDNILIFDEGHNLTDAITESRSCKLTLVGLKELLHQLRSYVNKYKTNFNTIVSDRVSEITKLVNVIIENVSKSESSQNLKITSFTVLYSLEDIKFHEILNFLSSTDFCRHLRGWAEREYHIKKKKDESLVSYTSMIYNLKNFIYSLLYCDSNDQIIITKSEDVVIEIFPVASGIYVLISYIGESRSVVIMSGTLSPIEEFLSLAPSKTEVFIHKSPPVFPLNRFLATINHIFVCLDERGDELVFDYSRRENLEELNFLCNLLELLSEIVPGGIVCFFSSYSYLDLFYNYFIKSSSNKKVLTRKDVFKEQKNINIFPEYSKSCFERGAVLLAVFGGNQSEGVDFSDDLARLVLLVGLPYPPDNIKLSLKRDYYNKKSLESCDASVSENFSKLSNEQRTLLCYKTVNQCIGRAMRHRNDYSAVLLLDGRYKGRDASKYLTGYVRKSILMNENKTSDLKLMLKTHDDMLSTIALKSGRFIIPKPLILISIDDEKSVTPGFDDSLNEEDSEYLRNNLHIIYIIHNKLLIVMCRI, from the exons ATGACATTGGATCCTGAGAAGGCTGAAGTGGAGTTTGAACTTCCGTTTGAGCCTTATCCA aATCAATTGATTTTTATGAAAGATGCCTACAAATGTTTCGATGAATCTAGTTTTGGATTATTTGAATCTCCTACAGGTTCAGGAAAGACTCTGTCAATTCTATGCTCAGCCTTGACTTG GATTAAGAATAATAGGTCAAAAACAATGATGTGTGACCTTGGTCTGGAACCTTCTAACG ATGAAAAGGTTCCAAAGTGGGTTTCCGAGATCTCTTTGAACCATAAGAAGAAGATGATAGAAGATATTATAAAGAGTGAAGCCGTAAAACTTGAAGATCTTAGAAAGAAAATATCTGAACGTCTGGACAATTCTGATGGCAAATTGAGAATAAGAGAAAATTACAAGAGAATGTTATCTGAACAAACTGCACCTGACTCATCTGAA TTACATAATAGTGTATTTcaggaaaataataattttgaaaacCCTAACAGGACCCAGATAATAATTTGCAGTCGAACCTTTTCACAGCTAAATCAGTACGTAAAGGAATTTAAAAGGctaaataaaataaataagaaCGTAAGACTATCAATAGGGTCTGGTAGAAGCCATGTCTGTATTAACAATATGATAAAGAGCAAGTGTAAAAGTCCAGAGGAGCTTAATGATGAATGTAGAAGGTCAAAATGTGAGTACAGATCCAATACAACGGACCTTATTGAGATAACTACTTGTTATCCCCTTGATTTGGAAGATTTGGTTAGCCTCGGGAAGGAGTCGGGTTGTTGTCCCTATTACTCAAACTTAAAAACTCTGACAAACGCAGATATCGTTTTAGCACCCTACATTACAGTCATTAGTGAGTCTTTGAGGGAAAGCTTAGGCCTGAGAATCAAAGACAACATCCTCATATTCGATGAGGGCCATAACCTAACAGATGCAATAACTGAGTCCCGCTCCTGTAAACTCACTTTGGTAGGACTCAAAGAGTTATTACATCAGCTTAGAAGCTATGTGAACAAGTATAAgacaaattttaataccaTAGTTTCTGATAGGGTTTCCGAAATCACTAAGCTGGTAAACGTTATTATAGAGAACGTTTCAAAATCCGAATCTTCCCAAAATCTTAAGATTACTTCTTTTACAGTCCTTTACTCTCTTGAAGATATCAAGTTCCATGAAATACTTAATTTCCTTTCGTCCACTGATTTCTGTAGACATCTCAGAGGTTGGGCTGAACGTGAATATCACATTAAGAAGAAGAAGGATGAATCTCTGGTTTCCTACACTTCCATGATTTATAACCTGAAAAACTTCATATACTCCTTGCTTTACTGTGATTCCAATGATCAAATTATCATTACGAAATCCGAGGATGTTGTAATTGAAATATTTCCAGTCGCCTCAGGTATTTATGTTCTTATTAGTTACA ttgGTGAGTCGAGGTCAGTGGTGATCATGAGCGGTACTCTGTCCCCAATTGAAGAATTCTTATCCCTGGCCCCATCAAAAACTGAAGTTTTTATCCATAAAAGTCCGCCTGTGTTTCCTTTGAACCGATTCTTAGCAACAATA AATCATATATTTGTATGTTTAGATGAGAGGGGTGATGAGTTGGTTTTCGACTACTCTAGAAGAGAGAACTTGGAGGAACTGAATTTTTTATGTAACTTATTGGAACTTCTAAGCGAGATTGTACCAGGTGGTATCGTTTGTTTCTTTTCAAGCTACTCTTACCTTGATCTATTTTACAACTACTTTATCAAGTCAAGTTCAAATAAAAAGGTTTTAACGAGAAAAGATGTTTTCAAGGAACAAA AgaacataaatatatttccAGAGTACAGTAAAAGTTGCTTCGAGAGGGGGGCCGTATTATTAGCTGTTTTTGGAGGGAATCAGAGTGAGGGTGTTGATTTTTCCGACGATTTGGCCCGACTTGTTCTACTTGTAGGCCTACCGTACCCTCCTGATAACATTAAGCTAAGTCTAAAACGTGATTATTATAACAAAAAAT CTTTGGAATCTTGTGACGCTTCTGTATCTGAAAACTTCTCAAAACTGTCAAACGAACAGAGGACCCTGTTGTGCTACAAGACTGTAAATCAGTGTATTGGAAGAGCAATGAGACATAGGAACGACTACTCTGCAGTCCTGTTGCTGGATGGTAGATACAAGGGGAGAGATGCTAGCAAGTATTTAACTGGGTATGTGAGGAAATCAATTCTCAtgaatgaaaataaaactaGTGATTTAAAGCTAATGCTAAAGAC ACATGATGATATGCTTTCTACCATCGCGTTAAAATC TGGAAGGTTCATAATTCCGAAACCTCTGATTTTGATATCTATTGATGATGAAAAGTCAGTTACGCCCGGATTTGATGACTCCTTGAATGAAGAGGACTCAGAATATCTACGgaataatttacacataatttacattataCATAATAAACTTCTAATAGTTATGTGTAgaatatga
- a CDS encoding Theileria-specific conserved protein, putative (Contains a putative signal sequence;~Signal peptide predicted for TA18770 by SignalP 2.0 HMM (Signal peptide probability 0.997, signal anchor probability 0.000) with cleavage site probability 0.400 between residues 16 and 17), translated as MVSLLILTIFVLPSACLELFLPSKNFDKDSFHIYQNINYNHSVFYAAHVTHVYVKYESKTDDLIRRVFYHGVEIFHDQDERDPDFRRIVNYTIMGSRVVISILPTVGDKPPSFEEYEAYYFIDHGCMYDLAHNVPHSIRVENRSNAVKEDDIYIFLERRFTHGILATMPVMAIRKLFRFFFPRRIIEEDTDDSTTDTSSEQSTDVSSDTSEDVFSGSSVKYVDETVSEDLEESFAPATSRLPRIAEDRYDEYQLRGNLEGEDEEDEFENSEKEQITIIDPKDTLSMKLNLQSNLKL; from the coding sequence ATGGTTTCCCTATTAATCTTGACCATTTTCGTATTACCTTCGGCATGTTTGGAACTTTTTTTACCctctaaaaattttgacAAGGATAGCTTTCATATATACCAGAATATTAACTACAACCATTCAGTTTTTTACGCTGCCCATGTTACCCATGTCTATGTTAAATATGAGAGTAAAACAGATGATTTGATCCGAAGAGTTTTTTACCACGGAGTGGAAATTTTCCATGATCAGGATGAAAGGGATCCCGACTTTAGGCGcattgtaaattataccATCATGGGCAGTAGGGTCGTTATATCAATCCTTCCTACAGTAGGTGATAAACCACCTAGTTTTGAGGAATACGAAGCCTATTACTTTATAGATCACGGCTGTATGTACGACCTTGCCCATAACGTGCCTCATTCAATTCGAGTTGAAAATAGATCAAATGCAGTTAAAGAGGATgatatttacatttttttaGAAAGAAGATTTACCCATGGCATTCTTGCAACTATGCCAGTTATGGCAATCAGGAAACTCTTCAGATTCTTCTTCCCCAGAAGGATTATTGAAGAAGATACTGACGATTCTACAACTGATACCTCATCAGAACAATCTACTGATGTTTCATCTGATACATCAGAAGATGTTTTCTCGGGATCTTCAGTTAAATATGTAGATGAAACTGTGTCTGAAGATCTAGAAGAATCATTTGCCCCTGCAACCTCTAGACTTCCCCGTATAGCAGAGGATAGATACGATGAGTACCAGTTAAGAGGAAATCTAGAAGgagaagatgaagaagatgaatttGAAAACAGTGAAAAGGAACAAATTACCATAATCGACCCTAAAGATACTCTTTCCATGAAATTAAATCTTCAATCAAACCTCAAACTCTAG
- a CDS encoding Theileria-specific conserved protein, putative (Contains a putative signal sequence;~Signal peptide predicted for TA18760 by SignalP 2.0 HMM (Signal peptide probability 0.983, signal anchor probability 0.003) with cleavage site probability 0.423 between residues 20 and 21), with the protein MNVLLIVSLYFTLGSCIVLRLPLSIEDSENFSIVKRYAHGTDFIRSIAMGMDPNLRDMKFLVTFYESKTDECIHKVYYHGAEIYSNEPIYHSFIVDDEHYTFRRVVCLGQLQGKMFITIYNIAGSRFETTKTIEKIYTLTDEVIESIMDNQNHHVNVETDEFMPPEVKIIKNILTRHPTKRKSYDDLDQVDDVPHLIKGNHISTEQTKKEVKKIMHNLKTGRSDARDESDDMDQSDPNSDSHDTMIY; encoded by the coding sequence atgaatgtATTGTTAATAGTTAGTTTATACTTCACTCTTGGAAGTTGTATAGTATTACGTCTACCACTCTCAATAGAAGATTCGGaaaatttttcaattgTTAAGAGATATGCGCATGGTACTGATTTTATTAGGTCTATCGCTATGGGAATGGATCCTAATTTACGAGACATGAAATTTCTAGTCACTTTTTACGAAAGTAAAACTGATGAATGCATACATAAAGTGTATTATCATGGAGCAGAGATATACTCTAATGAACCCATTTACCATAGTTTTATTGTTGATGACGAACATTATACGTTTAGAAGAGTTGTTTGTTTGGGGCAATTACAAGGGAAAATGTTCATAactatttataatatagCTGGATCAAGATTTGAAACAACAAAAAcaattgaaaaaatttatacacTAACTGATGAGGTGATAGAATCAATTATGGATAATCAAAATCATCATGTGAATGTAGAAACTGATGAATTTATGCCACCTGaagtaaaaataatcaaaaatattttaacaagACACCCTACAAAACGTAAGAGCTATGATGATTTGGATCAAGTAGACGATGTACCACACCTAATAAAGGGCAATCATATATCTACAGAACAAACTAAAAAAGaagtaaaaaaaattatgcACAATCTAAAAACTGGTAGATCAGATGCAAGGGATGAATCAGATGATATGGACCAAAGTGATCCAAATTCTGATTCACATGATACAATGATTTATTAG
- a CDS encoding SAC3/GNAP family-related protein, putative: MYNFNPYGQQARPSYNMLFSHFKQLGKLNSRIMIQTNSFNQYVNVQPNNAQYNPNMYKNINYNLPPNYNLNANVYNQKIPPTQSVNPPQIKQNFNFSSESKSIQTTYDKSNLLSGVKISSKSASGFPNPSQSDSTNPLKIQLKSSLDPQNSSKALYDQAVQASKSIPQHFQKTNTLPTPYSIGHQVNPKYPMIQTMPGYSVNQPPPPSYPYNPVAAAVTQPNVQFQGVMPKTPPNLSSIFYIDTKGSTPNKNKQKDKDTLTIGQVNRWIQDLYMHLNMTTCSKNLRKAVNVYIQHIMEKFRSGSLKASELKMLSPEEIMNFKPTKAEPAPEIQQIKTNQEPDVVIEDKNVVQPLLNRAKKKMNKTSNIYEILQSQIIDELSVPLDEKEIHRREQRSQRFKSKNAIPVYNFNLVKSKTIVGLSQELEKPYLRLTSEPNPLIVRPEPVLTKSFKYVFDKFLKNKNYVYIQEQFRSIRQDIQVQHLRTPFVIKVYTTNARLALLHNDLDQFNQCQTQLKHLLLSFNDCQLIQFEFELYYILYLSLQNMNMDLLRYFKENYVDDVGKANSKVENQFKTTFYFKFANLVRLSISDENFIQYFKLANTKNIDYDYYLDRIYKEAFEPNKGNRLNSEPKNFYDTDSLFYCKLLFKMFESKFRMFSLYTLCRQLYIHYALFNIFYRSSLTLSLGVLVDLLNFSHEDECLSFLK; this comes from the exons ATGTATAACTTCAATCCATACGGGCAACAAGCTCGTCCAAGCTATAATATGCTCTTTTCTCACTTCAAACAGCTTGGTAAGTTGAATTCAAG AATCATGATTCAGACTAATTCTTTTAACCAATACGTTAACGTTCAACCAAACAATGCACAGTATAACCCAAATATgtacaaaaatataaactatAACCTTCCTCCCAACTACAATTTAAATGCGAACGTATACAATCAAAAAATACCGCCTACGCAAAGCGTTAACCCTCCACAAATTAAGCAAAATTTCAACTTTAGTTCTGAGTCAAAGAGTATTCAAACCACTTATGATAAAAGTAATCTGTTAAGTGGAGTTAAGATCTCTTCAAAGTCAGCATCAGGGTTTCCAAACCCATCACAAAGTGACTCCACAAACCCACTAAAAATTCAGTTAAAATCATCTCTAG aCCCCCAAAATTCTTCCAAAGCGTTGTATGACCAAGCAGTACAGGCCTCAAAATCAATTCCTCAACATTTCCAGAAAACTAACACTTTGCCTACTCCATATTCAATTGGTCATCAAGTTAACCCAAAATACCCAATGATACAAACTATGCCAGGGTATTCAGTAAATCAACCACCACCACCCAGTTACCCATATAATCCAGTCGCAGCAGCTGTAACACAACCAAATGTTCAGTTCCAAGGAGTAATGCCTAAAACACCACCTAATTTGTCAAGTATTTTCTACATCGATACGAAAGGAAGCACAccaaataaaaataaacaaaagGACAAAGATACATTAACCATAGGCCAAGTGAATAGGTGGATTCAGGACCTTTACATGCATTTGAACatg ACGACATGCTCTAAAAACCTAAGAAAAGCAGTGAATGTCTATATTCAGCACATAATGGAAAAGTTCAG GAGTGGATCACTGAAAGCAAGTGAGTTAAAAATGCTAAGCCCAGAagaaataatgaatttcAAACCAACTAAAGCCGAGCCAGCCCCTGAAATACAACAAATCAAAACAAATCAAGAACCAGATGTTGTTATTGAAGATAAAAATGTAGTACAGCCCTTATTAAATAGGGCtaaaaagaaaatgaataaaacATCGAACATATACGAAATCCTACAAAGCCAAATTATCGATGAATTATCAGTGCCATTGGATGAAAAGGAAATTCATAGAAGAGAACAAAGATCACAACGTTTTAAAAGTAAAAATGCAATCCCA GTCTACAATTTTAACCTAGTGAAGAGCAAAACAATAGTTGGTCTTAGTCAGGAGTTGGAGAAGCCGTATTTAAGGCTAACATCTGAACCGAACCCATTAATT GTGAGGCCTGAGCCAGTGTTGACAAAGTCGTTCAAATAcgtatttgataaatttctGAAAAACAAAAACTACGTATACATCCAAGAACAATTTAGATCAATAAGACAAGATATACAAGTACAGCACCTGAGAACACCATTTGTAATCAAAGTGTACACAACAAACGCAAGGTTGGCACTGCTGCACAATGACCTCGACCAGTTTAACCAGTGCCAAACACAGCTCAAGCACTTGCTCTTATCTTTTAACGATTGTCAACTCATACAG TTTGAGTTTGAACTGTACTACATACTGTACCTGTCGTTGCAGAACATGAACATGGACCTGCTCAGATATTTCA AGGAAAATTATGTGGACGATGTTGGGAAAGCAAACTCCAAGGTTGAAAACCAGTTCAAAACCACATTCTACTTCAAGTTCGCAAACCTGGTCAGACTCTCAATCTCAGACGAAAACTTCATACAATATTTCAAGCTGGCAAATACCAAAAACATCGACTACGACTATTATTTGGATCGAATATATAAAGAGGCATTTGAGCCTAATAAAGGAAACCGACTAAATTCAGAACCAAAGAATTTCTATGACACAGACTCACTATTTTACTGCAAACTgctttttaaaatgttcGAAAGCAAATTTAGGATGTTTTCACTATATACACTTTGCAG gcaattatatattcactATGCACttttcaatatattttacaggAGTTCATTGACCTTGTCACTAGGGGTGTTGGTagatttattgaatttCTCACACGAGGACGAATGTCTCAGCTTCCTAAAGTAA
- a CDS encoding Theileria-specific conserved protein, putative (Contains a putative signal sequence;~Signal peptide predicted for TA18765 by SignalP 2.0 HMM (Signal peptide probability 0.998, signal anchor probability 0.000) with cleavage site probability 0.789 between residues 15 and 16), with protein sequence MSFFILLLFLTNSLSIDLVLPLSEKDSKNFIILNKRSVTNQLFPLGEFLFDIISYEGNGEIIRKIFYHGVLIFQDLEERPSNFRRKLLILNCREYIIIILVSKLNSTTYERVFYIQNESILDIMREPGRLTSILDGTDQSLIAKIIKNILTRDPAKRKSYDDLDQVDDVPYLIKGNDISPEKTKKEVEQIINNPTNGSGISEQDLKEAGPSETDANDADASLLSRQFSNKLRKEDFNPNSDSQNE encoded by the coding sequence ATGAGTttttttattctattattatttttgacTAATTCACTCTCAATTGACTTGGTTCTTCCGTTATCAGAAAAAGATTCAAAGAATTTTATCATACTGAATAAAAGATCAGTAACTAACCAGCTATTTCCGTTGGGAGAATTCTTGTTTGATATTATATCGTACGAGGGTAATGGAGAAATAATCaggaaaattttttaccaCGGGGTCCTAATTTTCCAAGACTTAGAAGAACGTCCAAGTAATTTCagaagaaaattattaattttaaattgtagggaatatataattataattttggtTTCAAAGTTGAATTCAACAACATACGAACGAGTTTTTTACATACAAAACGAATCTATTCTTGATATCATGAGAGAACCTGGGAGATTGACTAGCATTTTAGACGGAACCGATCAGTCACTTATAGCtaaaataatcaaaaataTCTTAACAAGAGACCCTGCAAAACGTAAGAGCTATGATGATTTGGATCAAGTAGATGATGTGCCCTACCTAATAAAGGGTAATGATATATCTCCagaaaaaactaaaaaagaagtagaacaaattattaataatccAACTAATGGATCAGGAATAAGTGAACAAGATCTAAAAGAAGCAGGTCCAAGTGAAACAGATGCAAACGATGCAGATGCAAGTCTACTTAGTAGacaattttcaaataaactCAGAAAGGAGGATTTTAATCCAAATTCTGATTCacaaaatgaataa